One Punica granatum isolate Tunisia-2019 chromosome 3, ASM765513v2, whole genome shotgun sequence genomic window carries:
- the LOC116201299 gene encoding late embryogenesis abundant protein 2 yields MSNQPGRNLGHQAGQITGQAQVKKDEYVNQAKETSQSAADRASGTAQAAQNYASELKDQATNILQQTGGQVKSMAYGAAEAVKSTLGMNNEDTAIGAANNRPGSNPGNPVSGGNPSNPVSGGNPINRA; encoded by the exons ATGTCGAACCAACCAGGGCGAAATTTGGGACACCAGGCAGGCCAAATCACTGGCCAAGCTCAG GTGAAGAAAGATGAGTATGTGAATCAGGCAAAGGAGACATCTCAGTCGGCAGCGGATAGGGCGTCCGGCACGGCACAGGCTGCTCAGAACTATGCTTCCGAGCTCAAGGACCAGGCCACCAACATCCTCCAGCAG ACGGGAGGGCAAGTCAAGAGCATGGCGTATGGAGCAGCTGAAGCAGTGAAGAGCACTCTGGGAATGAACAATGAAGACACCGCCATCGGCGCAGCCAACAACCGTCCCGGCAGCAACCCCGGCAATCCTGTTTCCGGTGGCAACCCCAGCAATCCCGTCTCTGGCGGCAACCCCATAAACAGGGCTTGA